The Candidatus Defluviibacterium haderslevense DNA window CCATACTATCTTCAAAATCATCCACTCTAAATTCATCTACATATGCCGTAGTTATTGGCATTTCGGATTATCAAAACCCCTCCATACCCGATTTGCGATATGCAGATAAGGATGCCGAAGTATTTGCGAACTACCTAAGATCAAATGCCGGAGGGAGGCTTGATGAAGACCACCTAAAAGTGTTGATTAATCAACAGGCAACAATGGCTCAATTTGCCAATGCCTTAGACTGGTTATGGGAAGTTTGTAAGGAAGGTGATCAGGCCATAATCTATTTCTCAGGTCATGGGGATGTGGAGAAAAAAAGTTTGACCCAGCCCGGGTTTCTCTTATGTTGGGATTCTCCGGCACATGTATATATGGCAGGAGGGGCATTTGCCTTACCCATGCTTCAAGAAGTTATTTCTACGCTATCTATACAGAACAAAGCTAAAGTGGTTGTTATTACGGATGCGTGTCATTCGGGAGTTTTAGCAGGCAGTTCAGTTGGAGGTGCTCATGCTACAGCCTCTAATCTTGCTAAGCAATATGCCAATGAAGTAAAAATTATGTCTTGTCAACCTAATGAATACAGCATTGAAGGAGAACAATGGGGTGGTGGCCGTGGCGCATTTTCTTTTCATTTGGTTGAAGGATTATATGGTTTCGCAGATAGCAATAATGATCAATTAGTTACGCTTCAGGAAATGGGGCGATACTTAGAAGACCATGTTACCAATGAAGTTGTGCCCATAAGTCAAGTGCCCATGATTATTGGTAATCGTACAGAAAGATTGGCAACTGTTGATTCAGAATTATTGTCCTCCATAAAGTCAGGAAAAGGCAATCAATATCAATTGTTTAGTTCAATTGATTCAAAAGGAATCGAAGAAGAAGTGCTTAAAGGATTGGATTCTTCAATATTGGTAATGTATCAACATTTCAAAAGCGCTTTAAAAAATAAAACACTATTAGAACCTAAAAATGATTGTGCTGATTTCTATTATGAGCAATTAATTAAAGTGGCAGAATTAGACAGATTACATTCTACCATGCGAAGAAATTATGCTGCAGTCTTACAAGACGAATCCCAACAGGTTATGAATAATTGGATTGGAATGGATATCAAACAAATGAGTCTATCTGTTAAATCAAGAGTTAATAAATATGGAGTTTATCCACGTTATCTTGAACGAGCTATGGAGCTTTTAGGGAGTAATCATTATATGTATAAGTCCTTACAATCAAGAAAGTATTTTTTTGAAGGTTACCTTTCCAATTTATCTAATCGCAATGCTAATAAAGTGGAAGGTCAAAAGGCTATGGCTTTGTTTGATCTTTCACTTCAATGGCAATCAGATTTGCCTCACGTATATTGGCAGAAAAGTTTAATATATGGGTATTGCTATTTGCAACTCGACTCTGCCATTTTTTATGCGCGTAAAGCTATGGAACTACAGCGCTCATGGCTATTACCTTGCTATACTACTGCGGTACTTTTTAGTAGAATTCCAAAATCTATAGATAATGCAGTTCCTTTTTTGGAAGAAGCAGTAAGTATAGATTCTAATTCCGTAATGGTATGGCAAGCCTATGGAGATTATTGGAATTTAAAAAATGAGTTAGTAAAAGCTGAGCAGTGTTATAAAAAGGCGATCCTAGCTGATTCGATTCAGTCAGTACCTTATTTAAATATTTCTTCACTTTATCAAAAATTAAATAGATATGACGATGCTGAATTAATGATTAATAAGGCTTTAACATTAGATTCAACGCAACCGGAAGTTTATGGAAATTATGGTTTGTTGTTAAAGAAAATGAAAAGATTTGCTGAGGCTGAAATCATCTTAAAAAAATCTTTAAAACTAGACCCTTTACAATCAAATGTTTGGGGGACTTTAGGGTTGGTTTATGCTATTCTTAATCAATATGAAGATGCTGAAATGGCGTTTGATAAAGCAATAAAAAATGATTCACGTAACCTCAACGCACAAATCAACATGGTTTGCTTGTTGTCCATTCAAAAGAAGAAAGATAAAGCATTTGAATATTTGTATGAAGCTTTCAAAAATGGATTCAAGGATTACAACGGACTTCAGGAAGACCCTGATCTTGCTTATCTACGAAGCCTGCCCGAATGGGAAGCATTGATAGCTAAATATTTTCCAGAGAAAATGAAATGATAATATTGGATAGTAATGGACATTATGTTCAATTTAATATCATTGTTTGTTCTGTTATAGTTACTATAAATCATCATTTATGTTTGAAGAATTTATAACATAACTCAATTAAAAATAGTAAGCCAAATATAAATAATCAAACATAAAGATTGAAAATTCATATTTGGCTTGTGTTGGTTTTATTGGTATCTCATTATTTCGTAACCTGATATTTTATTTTTTCAGAATTGCCATTCGAATCAATAAGAAGAATATACATGCCTGAAGTTTGTGGAGCCTGTATTTCAGATTTCAATTGCTGAACAGTAAATCGACCTATAATGCGACCATCTACGCTTATCCATTGACAATTATAAGGAGGAAGAAGTTTAATTGATTCATCAAGTTGAAATGTGCTACCTGAGGGCACTACACGTATTTGTTGGCCACCATCCATTTTTATAATCTTTGGTTTGGTCTTCGGTCTCTCAGTTTCCAATTGACCAAAATTTAATTTAATTTCATCAGCATATTTGCAATCTGCAATTTGTATGCTCCATTCGGCCAGATAAGTACCTTTTACAGAAGCGGTAACTTTGGATTGAGGATTATTTACATTCTCAAAACTTAGATTACCTGGTCCTGATATTTTTTTCCATGTTCCACTTGGCCCATTGGTTGCATTTAAATTGGTAAATAAGCGACTTGTTGAGACGTCTTTACCTGCATTCGGTAAGTACAAACTCTCATCTATTAATTCTTTACCCATATCGAAGGTCAACAATTTATATTCTGTTCCATAAACAATTTCACATTCCAGAAATAATTCATAATCAGACTTAATTTTTATCTCCAATAAGTCATCAGATTTAATTGTAGGTGCTGATGTATTGATTAGATCCTTAAGAATGTAATTATATTTAATGGAATAATCTTTATTAGGGGAGCAAGAGTTATTTTCAACAATTACTTTATAAAATAATTTATTATTCTTACATGTGCGTTCTAATTTTGTTGAGAATGAAGGAATGAATTGATATACGTTGTAATAATCATCGCATTGTTGCTTGCCTCGTGAATGATATTCGTAATAATTATTGCACTCTTTGATTAATTTTCCTTCTGTGTTTTTATAATAATCTTTATCATGATTGCCAATGTAAAATTGAGCAATAGCATCTGGCTTATCGCTTACTTGTATTGAAGCAACCTTGACGATTTCACAGCCTTCAGGACTGATTTGTTTGCTTCGGTATAACCCACTTTGCGTTATGTCTTGATCATACCACTTATAAGGATTTGGGTCCACTTGTTCATGACATAAGAAATTATTATTATCTCGAACATCACCAGATGGATTGACAATAACCTGGCTACATTGCTGATTAGACCTTGCATAGCTTTGTCCATTTGAAGCTTCAAGAACGGCTTCTACACAGAGTGTATAGGTCCCTGGAGTTACAAACTTATGATTTATTTTTCGAGTCTTACTTTGTAGTTTTTGTTTATTTAAAGTCCATTCATAATGTAAATTGGGACGTTTAATTTCTGATGCAAAAAATTCATTCGACACATTGGCACAAACATTAATTTTTTTACTTGGTTCTGCATTGATTTCAGAAATCTCACCAGTTTCACATGTGCCATTGCCTCCTTCAACTGAAAAAATCACATCTCCTTCATCCCCTGAGCAGCCATCTGTAAATAAATAATATGTTTGGCAAGGTTCTGTAACTAAATTAATAACTCTATGAACTGGTCCAACACAATTAGGTTCACAGTGTACAGATTGATTGAATTCACAATTGGTCCATATGCCAAATTGGATCCCTGTACCGTTGACTGTGAGATTATTAAGATCAATCGTTATCGTGACAGGTCCTCCACCTGAAACAAATGACCACCACAAGGTATTATGAGGTCCTCCACCGTGTGGACATAATGGTATTGCTCCTGAAGCTTTTGAAGAATAAGTAGAACACCAATTCCCGTTCAATTCTTCTGGTGACATGAGCAAAGTTGCCGTTGGACAATCCTCAGAACCTGGAATAAAACATTGGGCTTTTAATGTATTTGTAAATAAGAGACCAAAAAGGATAATGCAGTAAAAATGTTTCATAATTAAGTATTTTATTAATGATGAGACACTCGAATAATTAGAAACGCTGCTTTAAATCTTAACTAATTTTAATAAGTCATAAAAATGCTCAATGATGAAGTTCTAATTTATGTAGTTATAATAAGAACAACATGAATAATATCAAGTTATAAATAAAATAATGGATATGATTACCAAATTTTGATATTTTTACATAGTATATCGACGAATGATGTTCGTCGAAATACTTATTTTATGATTATTTGACAATGATTTTGATAGCAATATGGCTACCTTCAATAGAATTATTTTTATTTATTTTATCTTGTTTGCACTGTACTATTTATTTACAAGAAGTTTTTTATTTGTTGTAAAATGGTTTGTGATAATGATTTCTGCAATAACTAAATGTTAAATATATTATGAAGTATTGGTTTTTACTTTTAATCTTGCAATCATGTTTTACGAAGCAAATAAATAATTTTGATGAAATTCAAATACAAGCATACACTGATTCTTCAAGGATTGAATTATTTATCAAATCCGACTCAATAATCATTTTTCAAGTCATTGGATCCCAAGAATTCTACCCGCCTTTCAAGAAAATGGAATATAGATTAGCAACAAATTATTTAAAGAATGAAGTTTTATTTCAAGATATAAAAGAGGAGATAAAAGTTGTATTGAACGATACTTTTATTCAAGAAGCTAAGATCAGGTTGGATGGAGATTCTCCATCAAAAATGGCTTTCCTTTTAAGGGATAGCATAATTAAATCTTGTAGCTTTTATGGAATGGAGCCTAATTGTAAGGAACTAGTGAATATTAAGAATAAATATTTAGAATATGTGAAATCTCACGAATGGAATACATATAATACAAACAAACTATTGCATGTTTCAAGGATTTTAAATATGGATTCTGTTAAAATTAGTACAATTAAGCCTTATAAACTTAAGGGTAAAATTGTTAACCTTGTTTATGATTCAGAATTAAAAACAATTAAAGATTCTAGTAATTTAAATACACTAGTGAATAAAATCATCCATTTACCAATTTTGCCTAATTTGAAGCTTTCAGATATTGACACTTTCTTGCCAAATTATAGATTGGATTTTTATAGAGGTCGATTAATTGAATTTAGGCTTCAAACAGATTTGCATTTAATGCCATTTGACTTTTACCAAACTTTGATTGTCGATTCTACTTTTATTGACATGGTATTTTAGTATTTTTTGGTACGTGTGTACATATTGTTTGTCCTTATTTATTGTGTAAGTATTTGCTATTGGTAGTTATCTGAAAGTAACTTTGAGGATTGGTTAAATTATTCCAACTTTTGAGTTAAATTTGTATCATTTTAAGAAAATTGACTATCTAATTTACATTTTAAATGGAAAAATGACTTTAAAATTTAATCAAATAAAATGGATCCATTTTAGTCCAATCCTGAAAAGTCTACTTTTTTGGATTCTATTTTTGTTTTCTCTTTTTCTAATCGGCGTATTTATTTGTCCAATATTTCCGACTCAATGGGAACGCTTTATATATGGTATTTTTGGAACTATTGCAGCAATTGGAATTACCTGGGTGTTTGTTAAGTGGGAAGGAAAGTCTTTTCGAGATTATAATTTAGTTTGGAAACGAAATACACTATTGAATTTTTCTATGGGTTTGGTTATCGGAGTTATTTTATTATTATTCATAATTGGACTTTTGGTTTTGTTTTCGGACATTGAATTGGTTGCTTCAATTAATAAATGGAATATCGCTCAATTATTTTGGATGTTAGCTATTATTCCATTGGCTCTTATGGAGGAAATCGCATTCAGATCTTATCCATTTTTGGAACTGAATCATCGGTATGGATTTAGATTGACACAGTGGTTTGTTGCTATTGCTTTTGCATCCTATCATATTGTTCAAGGATGGAATATTTCCATTGCTTTTCTTGGA harbors:
- a CDS encoding caspase family protein; translation: MGIKQLFLFVLSIGIVSKLDAQAKGASPILSSKSSTLNSSTYAVVIGISDYQNPSIPDLRYADKDAEVFANYLRSNAGGRLDEDHLKVLINQQATMAQFANALDWLWEVCKEGDQAIIYFSGHGDVEKKSLTQPGFLLCWDSPAHVYMAGGAFALPMLQEVISTLSIQNKAKVVVITDACHSGVLAGSSVGGAHATASNLAKQYANEVKIMSCQPNEYSIEGEQWGGGRGAFSFHLVEGLYGFADSNNDQLVTLQEMGRYLEDHVTNEVVPISQVPMIIGNRTERLATVDSELLSSIKSGKGNQYQLFSSIDSKGIEEEVLKGLDSSILVMYQHFKSALKNKTLLEPKNDCADFYYEQLIKVAELDRLHSTMRRNYAAVLQDESQQVMNNWIGMDIKQMSLSVKSRVNKYGVYPRYLERAMELLGSNHYMYKSLQSRKYFFEGYLSNLSNRNANKVEGQKAMALFDLSLQWQSDLPHVYWQKSLIYGYCYLQLDSAIFYARKAMELQRSWLLPCYTTAVLFSRIPKSIDNAVPFLEEAVSIDSNSVMVWQAYGDYWNLKNELVKAEQCYKKAILADSIQSVPYLNISSLYQKLNRYDDAELMINKALTLDSTQPEVYGNYGLLLKKMKRFAEAEIILKKSLKLDPLQSNVWGTLGLVYAILNQYEDAEMAFDKAIKNDSRNLNAQINMVCLLSIQKKKDKAFEYLYEAFKNGFKDYNGLQEDPDLAYLRSLPEWEALIAKYFPEKMK
- a CDS encoding CPBP family intramembrane metalloprotease, with product MTLKFNQIKWIHFSPILKSLLFWILFLFSLFLIGVFICPIFPTQWERFIYGIFGTIAAIGITWVFVKWEGKSFRDYNLVWKRNTLLNFSMGLVIGVILLLFIIGLLVLFSDIELVASINKWNIAQLFWMLAIIPLALMEEIAFRSYPFLELNHRYGFRLTQWFVAIAFASYHIVQGWNISIAFLGPAIWAFVFGLGAIVSRGIALPTGIHVALNIGQQVFGMQGENSNAIWILKQPEGSSAEAIARTDQVGLLTQILVLVLAIWATEFYIRKNQLNLKDSSL